In a genomic window of Urocitellus parryii isolate mUroPar1 chromosome 2, mUroPar1.hap1, whole genome shotgun sequence:
- the Rnf7 gene encoding RING-box protein 2 isoform X2: protein MARRAAPQSRHSRPLPLTQRPRRRLRASAMADVEDSEEPCALSSHSGSAGSKSGSDKMFSLKKWNAVAMWSWDVECDTCAICRVQMPVLDVKLKTNKKIVLWFGESVIIPSTIAACPCG from the exons ATGGCCCGTAGGGCGGCTCCACAGAGCCGCCATAGCCGCCCGCTTCCTTTAACCCAACGTCCTCGCCGCCGGCTCCGCGCCTCCGCCATGGCAGATGTGGAAGACAGCGAAGAGCCCTGCGCCTTGTCATCCCACTCCGGGAGCGCAGGCTCCAAGTCGGGGAGTGACAAAATGTTCTCGCTCAAGAAGTGGAACGCGGTGGCCATGTGGAGCTGGGACGTGGAGTGCGATACATGCGCCATCTGCAGGGTTCAG ATGCCTGTCTTAGATGTCAAGCTGAAAACAAACAAGAAGATTGTGTTG tggtTTGGGGAGAGTGTAATCATTCCTTCCACAATTGCTGCATGTCCCTGTGGGTGA
- the Rnf7 gene encoding RING-box protein 2 isoform X1: protein MARRAAPQSRHSRPLPLTQRPRRRLRASAMADVEDSEEPCALSSHSGSAGSKSGSDKMFSLKKWNAVAMWSWDVECDTCAICRVQVMDACLRCQAENKQEDCVVVWGECNHSFHNCCMSLWVKQNNRCPLCQQDWVVQRIGK, encoded by the exons ATGGCCCGTAGGGCGGCTCCACAGAGCCGCCATAGCCGCCCGCTTCCTTTAACCCAACGTCCTCGCCGCCGGCTCCGCGCCTCCGCCATGGCAGATGTGGAAGACAGCGAAGAGCCCTGCGCCTTGTCATCCCACTCCGGGAGCGCAGGCTCCAAGTCGGGGAGTGACAAAATGTTCTCGCTCAAGAAGTGGAACGCGGTGGCCATGTGGAGCTGGGACGTGGAGTGCGATACATGCGCCATCTGCAGGGTTCAGGTGATGG ATGCCTGTCTTAGATGTCAAGCTGAAAACAAACAAGAAGATTGTGTTG tggtTTGGGGAGAGTGTAATCATTCCTTCCACAATTGCTGCATGTCCCTGTGGGTGAAACAGAACAATCGCTGCCCTCTCTGCCAGCAGGACTGGGTGGTCCAAAGAATTGGCAAGTGA